One genomic window of Leptotrichia trevisanii DSM 22070 includes the following:
- a CDS encoding N-acetylmannosamine-6-phosphate 2-epimerase: MSKEELLKKLKGKLIVSCQALPGEPLYIENGTIMHLMANAAVQAGAAGIRTNGVRDIEEIKKNLDLPVIGLIKKQYEGFPQHITVTMKEIDDLVKAKADIIALDCTMRERPEAKTINEFIKKIKEKYPDVLLMADISTFEEGVNAEKVGIDFVGTTLSGYTPYSKKSEGPDFELVENLAKTLHIPVIAEGKIHEPKQARKMLELGAFAVVVGGAITRPLEIAQRFVKEMEK, from the coding sequence ATGAGTAAAGAAGAATTGTTAAAAAAATTAAAAGGTAAACTGATTGTTTCATGTCAGGCATTACCGGGAGAGCCTCTTTATATAGAAAATGGGACTATAATGCATCTTATGGCTAATGCGGCGGTACAGGCTGGAGCAGCTGGGATAAGAACTAATGGAGTAAGAGATATTGAAGAAATTAAAAAAAACTTAGATTTACCTGTTATAGGGCTAATCAAAAAGCAATACGAAGGATTTCCTCAGCATATAACTGTAACGATGAAGGAAATAGATGATTTAGTAAAAGCTAAAGCTGATATAATTGCATTGGACTGTACAATGAGAGAACGTCCTGAAGCAAAAACAATAAATGAATTTATAAAAAAAATTAAGGAAAAATATCCTGATGTGCTATTAATGGCAGATATTTCAACATTTGAAGAAGGAGTGAATGCTGAGAAAGTGGGTATAGATTTTGTAGGAACAACACTTAGTGGATATACTCCCTACAGTAAAAAATCAGAAGGTCCTGACTTTGAATTAGTAGAAAATCTTGCTAAAACGCTTCATATTCCAGTAATAGCCGAAGGAAAGATACATGAACCAAAGCAGGCAAGAAAAATGTTGGAATTAGGAGCTTTTGCAGTAGTTGTAGGAGGTGCTATAACAAGGCCTCTTGAGATTGCTCAGAGATTTGTTAAGGAAATGGAGAAATAA
- a CDS encoding transposase zinc-binding domain-containing protein, protein MINITQNKLKYIFSNNNILLDSLKFCKKNNIGDSHLEHIKLSIDKFLACRDISKGFVKFKCPHCPVTHLFPITCKSKLCPSCGYKY, encoded by the coding sequence ATGATAAACATTACACAAAATAAACTGAAATATATTTTCAGTAACAACAATATTTTACTAGATTCCTTAAAATTTTGCAAGAAAAATAATATTGGCGACAGTCACCTTGAACATATTAAACTTTCCATTGATAAATTTCTTGCCTGCAGGGATATTTCAAAAGGTTTTGTCAAGTTCAAATGTCCTCACTGTCCCGTTACACACCTGTTCCCTATTACTTGTAAGTCTAAGCTCTGTCCTTCTTGTGGTTACAAGTACT